From one Verrucomicrobiota bacterium JB022 genomic stretch:
- a CDS encoding YqgE/AlgH family protein gives MRDINISGPSLRGNLLVAHPSLLDPNFQRSVVLLSAHTEEDGALGVIINRPLDKTLGDVRTEVSEGVLSEIPLYEGGPVATDQIILVAWKWDMVEATFQLYFGVADETLQEMMAEEPNLIVRAFVGYSGWSGGQMEDELKEKAWLVAPIRKDYLDEEEEQIWRHILKHEDPKLAFFADAPDDPSLN, from the coding sequence ATGCGAGATATCAATATCAGCGGCCCCAGCCTGCGGGGAAACCTCCTCGTGGCGCATCCCAGCCTGCTCGATCCCAATTTCCAACGCAGCGTCGTCCTGCTCTCCGCTCATACGGAGGAAGACGGGGCCCTCGGCGTGATTATCAATCGCCCGCTCGACAAGACGCTAGGCGACGTGCGTACCGAAGTCTCCGAGGGCGTGCTTTCGGAGATTCCCCTCTACGAAGGCGGCCCGGTCGCGACCGACCAGATCATCCTCGTGGCCTGGAAGTGGGACATGGTGGAGGCGACCTTCCAACTCTACTTCGGCGTGGCCGATGAGACGCTGCAGGAGATGATGGCCGAAGAGCCCAACCTCATCGTGCGGGCCTTTGTCGGCTACTCCGGCTGGTCCGGAGGCCAGATGGAAGACGAGCTGAAAGAAAAGGCGTGGCTCGTGGCCCCGATCCGCAAGGACTATCTCGACGAGGAAGAAGAGCAGATCTGGCGACACATCCTCAAACACGAAGACCCAAAGCTGGCCTTCTTTGCCGACGCGCCCGACGATCCCTCGCTCAATTAA
- a CDS encoding DNA alkylation repair protein has translation MEPFKNLFNPDVIRAMARSLERSWADFPRAKFEQIALDGLEELELKARSEQIVKALEATLPDDFAAATPVLLEALHPHTDGFDRADPEAMDHGVNGWAIMPMTEYVGRHGQQHFELALEIERELTKRFSSEFGIRHLIAADPQRAVAVFRGWTNDPNEHVRRLVSEGTRPRLPWGIRLQCFIAEPEMCLPLLEALRDDPSEYVRRSVANHLNDIAKDHPDLVVKIARDWWKKAPAPRKKLLRHALRTLLKQGHSGALELMGHRAASWDDVQLEILTPTVRVGDKLGFRFRGKLAEPLDSLRLDYTVHYLKANGQLSPKVFRWKVESNVPAGAWVGERQHSFKVVTTRRYYPGPHELDIIANGQVVARAKFELEE, from the coding sequence ATGGAGCCCTTCAAGAACCTCTTCAATCCCGACGTTATTCGTGCCATGGCGCGCTCGCTGGAGCGCAGTTGGGCGGACTTCCCTAGGGCGAAGTTCGAGCAGATCGCGCTCGACGGGCTGGAAGAGCTGGAGCTGAAGGCCCGCTCCGAACAGATCGTGAAGGCGCTGGAGGCAACGCTGCCCGATGACTTTGCCGCTGCCACTCCCGTCTTGCTGGAGGCGCTGCATCCGCACACCGATGGTTTTGACCGCGCCGACCCGGAGGCCATGGACCACGGTGTCAACGGCTGGGCGATCATGCCGATGACGGAATACGTCGGGCGGCATGGGCAGCAGCATTTCGAGCTGGCGCTGGAGATCGAGCGTGAGCTGACGAAGCGCTTCTCTTCGGAGTTTGGCATCCGCCACCTGATCGCGGCCGATCCGCAACGCGCGGTGGCGGTTTTCCGAGGTTGGACGAACGACCCCAACGAGCATGTGCGCCGACTCGTAAGCGAAGGCACGCGCCCGCGCCTGCCTTGGGGCATCCGGCTGCAGTGCTTCATCGCGGAGCCCGAAATGTGTTTGCCGCTGCTCGAAGCCTTGCGCGACGACCCGAGCGAATACGTCCGCCGCTCCGTCGCCAACCACCTCAACGACATCGCGAAAGACCACCCGGACCTGGTCGTGAAGATCGCGCGCGACTGGTGGAAAAAGGCCCCTGCGCCGCGCAAAAAGCTGCTGCGCCACGCCCTGCGCACGCTCCTGAAGCAAGGCCACTCCGGGGCGCTCGAGCTGATGGGCCACCGGGCCGCCAGTTGGGACGACGTGCAGCTCGAAATCCTCACGCCCACCGTGCGCGTTGGGGACAAGCTGGGCTTCCGCTTCCGGGGCAAGCTTGCCGAGCCGCTCGATTCGCTCCGGCTCGATTACACCGTGCACTACCTCAAGGCCAACGGGCAGCTATCGCCCAAAGTCTTCCGCTGGAAAGTCGAGTCCAATGTCCCTGCAGGCGCTTGGGTCGGCGAACGCCAGCACTCCTTCAAAGTCGTCACCACCCGCCGCTACTACCCCGGCCCCCACGAACTCGACATCATCGCCAATGGCCAAGTCGTCGCGCGGGCAAAATTCGAATTGGAGGAGTGA
- a CDS encoding GDP-L-fucose synthase produces the protein MNPESRIFVAGHRGMVGSALVRGLQAAGYGHVLTAPRSELDLTDAAAVLDYYRQEKPEVAIIAAAKVGGIEANRSYPAEFLFENLAIAQNTIHGAWKAGVKRVLFLGSSCIYPRKASQPIRESELLKGPLEQTNEAYAIAKIAGLKLCQYYRQQYGVLFHSAMPTNLYGPGDNYHPEHSHVMPALIRRFHEAKETKAPTVTMWGTGRPRREFLHVDDLASACIHLLQLENPPDWVNAGVGEDLSIRELADMVVETVGYEGELVHDYSKPDGTPRKLLDVSLLKSTGWEPKISLREGLKQTYADFLSRKAEGSLRAV, from the coding sequence ATGAACCCGGAATCCCGCATCTTCGTCGCCGGCCACCGTGGCATGGTGGGCTCCGCCCTCGTGCGCGGCCTGCAAGCTGCCGGCTACGGCCACGTTCTCACCGCGCCCCGCTCGGAGCTGGATTTGACCGACGCGGCCGCCGTGCTCGATTACTACCGCCAGGAAAAGCCGGAGGTGGCCATCATCGCCGCCGCCAAGGTGGGCGGGATCGAGGCCAACCGCAGCTACCCGGCTGAGTTCCTCTTCGAGAACCTAGCCATCGCGCAAAACACCATCCACGGCGCGTGGAAGGCGGGCGTGAAGCGCGTGCTCTTCCTCGGCAGCAGCTGCATCTACCCGCGCAAGGCCAGCCAGCCGATCCGCGAGAGCGAGCTGCTCAAAGGCCCGCTGGAGCAGACCAACGAAGCCTACGCGATTGCCAAGATCGCCGGCCTCAAGCTCTGCCAGTATTACCGCCAGCAGTATGGTGTGCTCTTCCACAGCGCCATGCCGACGAACCTTTACGGCCCGGGCGACAACTACCACCCGGAGCACTCGCACGTGATGCCGGCCCTCATCCGCCGCTTCCATGAGGCCAAGGAGACGAAGGCCCCCACCGTTACCATGTGGGGCACCGGTCGCCCGCGCCGCGAGTTCCTGCACGTCGACGACCTCGCCTCGGCCTGCATCCACCTGCTCCAGCTCGAAAACCCGCCGGACTGGGTCAACGCCGGGGTGGGGGAAGACCTCTCGATTCGCGAGCTGGCCGACATGGTGGTCGAAACCGTGGGCTACGAAGGTGAACTGGTGCACGACTATTCGAAGCCCGACGGCACTCCCCGCAAGCTGCTCGACGTGAGCCTCCTCAAGTCCACTGGCTGGGAGCCCAAGATCAGCCTCCGTGAAGGCCTCAAGCAAACCTACGCCGACTTCCTCTCCCGCAAGGCCGAGGGCTCGCTGCGCGCGGTTTAG
- the rseP gene encoding RIP metalloprotease RseP → MIEFLHRLLTNPLLSLGIIFAFGACIFIHELGHYLAARWRGLVAERFSIGFGPKLFGWTDKRGCTWQVSPIPLGGYVLLPQLADMKGIEGESDRSRQGELPPISYTDKMVVSVAGAVFNLILAFVLATVLWQVGKEVPQWAASTQVGYIDQVEVQADGEWVAQPWDADLQPGDKILAVDGHRVHDYEDIMGIVATSSGRDAEGNPQVALQIERNGETKDVTVTPDTRAAGVRILPIAMAYDLYVGNISEGAPAQRAGLQEGDRIVAVEGQPLYSVPALTNFLREHQDVPSTYTIIRDGQEMTVEMKPEVVVYHEDGATKPMLGIAFNSGTGLSYESPIRQMTEACTLIFRILGALLNPNSDVGLKDMSSVIGISSALLSAFEQGFRVVLNFLVVINVNLAILNLLPIPVLDGGHMAFATIAKLRGKPIPANVIGALQGSFMILLLGLMFYVSFFDVRRENQKAAAERNYISSQEGYITPVFDGIDANEQVN, encoded by the coding sequence ATGATCGAATTCCTGCACAGATTGCTGACGAACCCGTTGCTGAGCCTCGGGATCATCTTTGCCTTCGGCGCCTGCATCTTCATCCACGAGCTGGGCCACTACCTGGCCGCTCGCTGGCGGGGCCTCGTGGCCGAGCGCTTTTCCATCGGCTTTGGGCCCAAGCTCTTTGGCTGGACGGACAAGCGCGGCTGCACCTGGCAGGTCTCCCCCATCCCCCTCGGCGGCTACGTGCTGCTCCCGCAGTTGGCCGACATGAAGGGCATCGAGGGCGAGAGCGACCGCAGTCGCCAAGGGGAGCTCCCTCCCATCAGCTATACCGACAAGATGGTCGTCTCCGTCGCCGGAGCCGTCTTCAACCTTATCCTCGCCTTCGTGCTCGCCACCGTGCTCTGGCAGGTGGGCAAGGAAGTGCCGCAGTGGGCCGCCTCCACCCAGGTGGGCTACATCGACCAAGTCGAGGTGCAGGCCGATGGCGAATGGGTCGCCCAACCGTGGGACGCCGATCTCCAGCCGGGCGACAAGATCCTCGCCGTGGATGGGCACCGCGTGCACGACTACGAAGACATCATGGGCATCGTCGCCACCAGCTCGGGCCGCGATGCAGAGGGCAACCCGCAGGTGGCGCTGCAGATCGAGCGCAACGGCGAAACGAAGGACGTGACCGTGACGCCCGATACCCGCGCCGCCGGCGTGCGCATCCTCCCCATCGCCATGGCCTACGACTTGTATGTGGGCAACATCAGCGAGGGCGCACCGGCTCAACGGGCGGGGCTGCAGGAGGGCGACCGCATCGTGGCCGTCGAAGGTCAGCCGCTCTACTCCGTGCCCGCCTTGACGAACTTTTTGCGGGAGCACCAGGACGTGCCCAGCACCTACACCATCATCCGCGACGGTCAGGAAATGACGGTCGAGATGAAGCCGGAAGTCGTGGTCTATCACGAAGACGGCGCGACCAAGCCCATGCTGGGCATCGCCTTCAACAGCGGCACCGGCCTGAGCTACGAGAGCCCGATTCGCCAGATGACCGAGGCCTGCACGCTGATTTTCCGCATCCTGGGCGCACTCCTCAACCCGAATTCCGATGTGGGCCTAAAGGACATGAGCAGCGTGATCGGGATCAGCAGCGCCCTGCTCAGCGCCTTCGAGCAAGGCTTCCGCGTGGTCCTGAACTTCCTGGTGGTGATCAACGTCAACCTCGCGATCCTCAACCTGCTGCCGATCCCCGTGCTCGATGGCGGGCACATGGCCTTTGCCACCATCGCCAAGCTGCGCGGCAAGCCCATCCCGGCCAATGTGATCGGTGCTCTGCAAGGCTCGTTCATGATCCTGCTGCTGGGCCTGATGTTCTACGTCTCGTTCTTTGACGTGCGCCGCGAAAACCAGAAGGCCGCCGCCGAGCGTAACTACATCAGCTCCCAGGAGGGCTATATCACGCCGGTCTTCGACGGCATCGACGCCAACGAGCAGGTTAACTAA
- the gmd gene encoding GDP-mannose 4,6-dehydratase: protein MSVKKALITGITGQDGSYLAEQLLAKGYEVHGMIRRASSFNTDRIDHLFEDPEVHGVNFFLHHGDLTDSSNLNRLLDRIAPDEIYNLGAQSHVKVSFDVPEYTADVDAIGVLRFLDAIKEVGLKDKTRFYQASTSELYGLVQEVPQSETTPFYPRSPYGVAKLYGYWIVVNYREAYGIHASNGILFNHESPRRGETFVTRKITMAAARIALGQQKVLSLGNLDARRDWGYAPEYTEGMWQMLQADQPEDFVLATGETHTVREFCLHAFAELGIELEFSGEGVDEVGRNTKTGDVVVAVDPRYFRPAEVDLLIGDPTKAAEKLGWKPQTTFKDLVSIMAKADHDLLVHNRRA from the coding sequence ATGTCCGTTAAAAAAGCGCTGATTACTGGCATCACTGGTCAAGATGGCTCTTACCTGGCTGAGCAGCTTCTGGCCAAGGGCTATGAAGTGCACGGCATGATCCGCCGCGCCAGCAGCTTCAACACTGATCGCATCGATCACTTGTTCGAAGATCCGGAGGTTCACGGGGTGAATTTCTTCCTCCACCACGGCGACCTGACGGACTCCAGTAACCTGAACCGCCTGCTCGATCGCATCGCGCCCGACGAAATTTACAACCTTGGCGCGCAAAGCCACGTGAAGGTATCATTCGACGTGCCGGAGTACACGGCGGATGTCGACGCCATCGGCGTGCTGCGCTTCCTCGACGCCATCAAGGAAGTGGGCCTTAAGGACAAGACCCGCTTTTACCAGGCTTCGACCTCCGAGCTGTACGGCCTCGTGCAGGAAGTCCCGCAGTCGGAGACGACCCCCTTCTACCCGCGCTCGCCCTACGGCGTGGCCAAGCTCTACGGCTACTGGATCGTGGTCAACTACCGCGAAGCCTACGGCATCCACGCCAGCAACGGTATCCTTTTTAACCACGAGAGCCCCCGGCGGGGCGAAACCTTCGTGACGCGCAAGATCACGATGGCCGCTGCCCGCATCGCGCTCGGTCAGCAGAAGGTGCTCAGCCTGGGTAACCTAGATGCCCGTCGCGACTGGGGTTACGCCCCGGAATATACCGAAGGCATGTGGCAAATGCTGCAGGCCGATCAGCCGGAGGACTTTGTGCTCGCTACTGGAGAAACCCATACGGTGCGCGAGTTCTGCCTTCACGCTTTTGCCGAGCTGGGCATCGAGCTCGAGTTCTCGGGCGAAGGCGTCGACGAAGTGGGCCGCAACACCAAGACGGGCGACGTCGTGGTGGCGGTCGATCCCCGCTACTTCCGCCCCGCCGAAGTCGACCTGCTGATCGGCGACCCGACCAAGGCTGCAGAGAAGCTGGGTTGGAAGCCGCAGACCACCTTCAAGGACCTGGTGTCGATCATGGCCAAGGCCGATCACGACCTGCTGGTCCACAACCGGCGCGCCTAA
- a CDS encoding rhomboid family intramembrane serine protease — MPRSLRLDYNAPFTLTYALLCIVALVIALLSGGAANAGFFSIQHNPDWSHALTYIRLFTHVLGHANAEHLASNIFLILLLGPMLEEKYGWQTLLVTTLITAFVTGMAMALIFPGTLLGASGVVFAFIVLSSFSRAKSGTIPLTFLLVALLFLGQEIAASIAGSNEVGGHEIARFAHILGGLVGAVVGWVRTP, encoded by the coding sequence ATGCCCCGCTCGCTCCGCCTCGACTACAACGCGCCCTTTACGCTGACCTACGCGCTGCTTTGCATCGTAGCGCTGGTCATCGCCTTGTTGAGCGGCGGAGCGGCCAACGCCGGCTTTTTCAGCATCCAGCACAATCCCGACTGGTCGCACGCGCTGACCTACATCCGCCTCTTCACGCACGTGCTGGGGCATGCCAACGCCGAACACCTCGCGAGCAACATCTTTCTCATCCTCCTGCTGGGGCCGATGCTGGAGGAGAAATACGGCTGGCAGACCCTTCTGGTCACGACGCTGATCACGGCCTTTGTTACGGGGATGGCGATGGCGCTGATCTTCCCCGGCACCCTGCTCGGGGCCAGCGGCGTGGTCTTTGCGTTCATCGTGCTGTCGAGCTTCAGCCGGGCCAAGAGCGGCACGATCCCCCTTACCTTTCTGCTGGTGGCCCTGCTCTTCCTGGGGCAGGAGATTGCCGCCTCGATCGCGGGCTCCAACGAGGTGGGCGGTCATGAGATCGCGCGCTTTGCCCACATCCTAGGCGGCCTCGTCGGCGCAGTCGTGGGCTGGGTGCGCACGCCGTAG
- a CDS encoding cytidine/deoxycytidylate deaminase family protein, with translation MSLSVEPEEQGMTSIVDEVAALVARQGTRPSWDEYFMSTALLLSTRSACERLHVGCVLVSGGDQSNRIIAAGYNGFLPGSPHLSRVRDGHEQATVHAEQNAIADAARRGVSLEGATAYITHFPCINCAKMLAAAGIRTIKYHIDYRNDPIAHELLTEAGVTISQF, from the coding sequence ATGAGTCTGTCCGTGGAGCCGGAGGAGCAGGGAATGACATCCATCGTGGACGAGGTGGCGGCGCTGGTGGCCCGCCAAGGCACCCGCCCCAGTTGGGACGAATATTTCATGTCCACCGCGCTCCTGCTCTCGACCCGTTCGGCCTGCGAGCGGCTGCACGTGGGCTGTGTGCTCGTGAGCGGCGGAGACCAGAGTAACCGGATCATCGCGGCAGGCTACAACGGCTTCCTGCCCGGCTCGCCCCACCTCAGCCGCGTGCGCGACGGCCATGAACAGGCGACCGTGCACGCCGAGCAAAACGCGATTGCCGACGCTGCACGTCGGGGCGTTTCGCTGGAAGGGGCAACTGCCTACATTACGCACTTTCCTTGTATAAATTGCGCCAAGATGTTAGCTGCTGCAGGGATACGGACGATTAAGTATCACATCGACTACCGCAACGATCCCATCGCCCACGAGCTTTTGACCGAGGCGGGCGTGACGATCAGCCAGTTTTAG
- the ispG gene encoding (E)-4-hydroxy-3-methylbut-2-enyl-diphosphate synthase, with amino-acid sequence MSLPAYCSSRFVSQRRLSREVRVGPVGVGGSNPIRVQSMTTTPTQDVEATVRQCIALAEVGCEIVRITAPNVAAAEALKDIRAQFTAAGFEHIPLVADIHFLPKAAMEAAKWVEKVRINPGNYADKKKFAQREYNDREYVEELERLHEAFSPIVLRCKELGRAMRIGTNHGSLSDRIMNRYGDSPLGMCESALEFIRIAESHGFHGIVLSMKASNPKVMIQAYRLMVAKMAAEDMRYPLHLGVTEAGDGDDARTKSAIGIGSLLYDGLGDTIRVSLTEDPVYEVPVAKDLARKAETLWARAAEVQGNVRTAPDTVNPFEFRRRAVELQPLGGKLPLNALEPPRVVLPSPQPLSAGLPAIVDALKPVQRQAGEAKAELLQVRLEQAEDLAQVAPLREALRPLVDACVWELSGPIEAADLEAVAWTAGDVLLDYFEAADTGRLENRIALAARFDLRLAVNADPVDLPALADVLAAAPKGQLIFTLGAPDPAQPLHPLGAYRQLAEVVNALGLKAPIWIRNTVANALDPQPYFGDQLLEASILSGGLICDGIGDLISVETVPDPRQALALSYGILQGSRARTTRTEYVACPSCGRTLFDLQTTTQRIRSATGHLKGVTIAVMGCIVNGPGEMADADFGYVGGAPGKVNLYVGKECVKYHIPSAEAVDELIALIKHHGKWQEPKPVEV; translated from the coding sequence ATGAGCCTTCCAGCGTATTGCAGCAGCCGTTTCGTATCGCAGCGTCGCTTATCGCGTGAGGTGCGGGTGGGGCCCGTCGGTGTGGGCGGGAGCAATCCGATCCGCGTGCAGTCGATGACGACGACGCCCACGCAGGACGTCGAGGCGACCGTGCGCCAATGTATCGCATTGGCCGAGGTGGGCTGCGAAATCGTGCGCATCACCGCGCCCAACGTGGCCGCCGCTGAAGCGTTGAAGGACATCCGCGCGCAGTTCACCGCTGCCGGCTTTGAGCACATCCCGCTCGTGGCCGACATCCACTTTCTCCCCAAGGCCGCGATGGAGGCCGCCAAGTGGGTCGAGAAGGTGCGGATCAACCCCGGCAACTACGCGGACAAGAAGAAGTTTGCCCAGCGCGAATACAACGACCGCGAGTATGTCGAAGAGCTGGAGCGCCTGCACGAGGCCTTCTCTCCCATCGTGCTGCGCTGCAAGGAGCTGGGCCGCGCCATGCGCATCGGCACCAACCACGGCAGCCTGAGCGACCGCATCATGAACCGCTACGGCGACTCGCCGCTGGGCATGTGCGAGAGCGCGCTGGAATTTATCCGTATCGCGGAGAGTCATGGCTTCCACGGCATCGTGCTCTCGATGAAGGCGAGCAACCCGAAGGTGATGATCCAGGCCTACCGCCTGATGGTCGCCAAGATGGCCGCCGAAGACATGCGCTACCCCCTCCACCTCGGCGTGACCGAAGCCGGAGACGGCGACGACGCCCGCACCAAGAGCGCCATCGGCATCGGCAGCCTGCTCTATGACGGCCTCGGCGACACCATCCGCGTATCGTTGACCGAAGACCCGGTCTACGAAGTGCCCGTGGCGAAAGACCTGGCGCGCAAGGCCGAAACGCTCTGGGCCCGAGCGGCGGAAGTGCAAGGCAACGTCCGCACTGCCCCCGATACGGTGAACCCGTTCGAGTTCCGCCGCCGCGCGGTGGAGCTGCAACCGCTGGGCGGGAAGCTGCCGCTGAACGCACTGGAGCCCCCTCGCGTGGTGTTGCCGAGCCCGCAGCCCCTTTCCGCCGGCCTCCCGGCAATCGTCGATGCGCTCAAGCCGGTGCAGCGTCAAGCGGGCGAAGCCAAGGCCGAGCTGTTACAGGTGCGCCTGGAGCAGGCCGAAGATCTCGCCCAAGTCGCGCCGCTGCGCGAGGCGTTGCGCCCGCTCGTCGACGCCTGCGTCTGGGAGCTTTCGGGCCCCATCGAAGCCGCCGACCTGGAGGCAGTTGCGTGGACCGCAGGCGATGTGCTGCTCGACTATTTTGAAGCCGCCGACACCGGTCGCCTGGAGAACCGCATCGCCCTCGCCGCCCGCTTCGATTTGCGCCTGGCCGTGAATGCCGACCCGGTCGACCTGCCGGCACTTGCGGATGTCCTGGCCGCCGCGCCCAAGGGCCAACTGATCTTTACCCTCGGCGCGCCCGACCCCGCCCAGCCCTTGCACCCGCTCGGCGCGTATCGTCAGTTGGCGGAAGTGGTGAACGCACTGGGCCTGAAGGCCCCTATCTGGATCCGCAACACGGTGGCCAACGCGCTCGACCCGCAGCCGTATTTCGGGGACCAACTGCTGGAGGCCTCGATCCTCTCCGGCGGCCTGATCTGCGACGGAATCGGCGACCTGATCAGCGTCGAAACGGTGCCCGACCCGCGTCAGGCCCTCGCCTTGAGCTACGGCATTCTACAGGGCTCACGTGCCCGTACGACCCGCACGGAATACGTCGCCTGCCCAAGCTGCGGTCGCACACTCTTCGATCTCCAGACGACCACCCAGCGTATCCGCAGTGCCACCGGGCATCTCAAGGGCGTAACGATCGCCGTAATGGGCTGCATCGTAAACGGCCCCGGCGAAATGGCCGATGCCGACTTTGGCTACGTCGGCGGCGCACCCGGCAAGGTAAACCTCTACGTGGGCAAGGAGTGCGTGAAATACCACATCCCCAGCGCCGAAGCCGTCGACGAACTCATCGCCCTGATCAAACACCACGGCAAATGGCAAGAGCCCAAGCCGGTCGAGGTGTAG